The Oscillatoria salina IIICB1 genome window below encodes:
- a CDS encoding pilus assembly FimT family protein — translation MKNREVFPSAAGFTLIEVLVAVAIMGILAAIALPSWLNFISKQQLNVGSDRLYWAMRKTQSNAKRDKLTWNFSIQEKDGVVQYAIHPASVEPVNAIWQNLDKNIILEKSTFYQYPQTSDLQVVYRVQFNHHGNTNGRLGKVILRHQNLNQTQKCVIVSTLIGGMRTAKNKDCN, via the coding sequence AGAGAAGTTTTTCCTTCTGCGGCTGGTTTTACCCTCATCGAAGTTTTGGTAGCGGTTGCCATTATGGGAATTTTAGCCGCGATCGCACTGCCAAGCTGGCTCAATTTTATCAGTAAACAGCAGCTAAACGTCGGTAGCGATCGGCTTTATTGGGCAATGCGCAAAACCCAAAGTAACGCCAAACGCGATAAACTTACTTGGAATTTCAGTATTCAGGAAAAAGATGGAGTCGTTCAGTACGCTATTCATCCTGCTAGTGTTGAGCCAGTAAATGCTATTTGGCAAAATTTAGATAAAAATATTATTCTCGAAAAAAGTACGTTTTATCAATACCCACAAACTAGCGATCTGCAAGTAGTTTATCGCGTACAATTCAATCACCACGGTAACACCAACGGTCGTTTAGGCAAGGTAATTTTAAGACATCAAAACCTCAATCAAACCCAAAAATGCGTAATTGTCTCTACCTTAATTGGTGGGATGCGTACTGCAAAAAATAAGGATTGCAATTGA
- a CDS encoding hydroxyacid dehydrogenase, producing PFSPYYSRFRGFKNRSDERMTISTKNTKVLYLPNKIHTERVFSEEVFSRLNEQFDVTQLASGSESNCTSEQVAEAIPGFAALITGWGTPRLSREVFERADSLQIILHSAGSVKGMLLECAYEYVIPRGICVFSANRAIACNAAEHTIGLAIAASRKIFDRALMIRSARDGWPDRMLRPNAQYLTGSTVGIVSASQVGRKVIELLRPFDTKVLVFDPYLTENEAKTLKVKKVELMDVFSQSDIVSVHAPLLPETRSMIRRAHFRALKDGAVFINTSRGAILDEQALIAELETGRISAAIDVATEEPLPKNNPLLSLKNVIVTPHLAGSGYYGYARIGESTVQALEDFFAGRPVEGAIDLEKYDIIA from the coding sequence CCCCTTTTCACCTTACTACAGTAGATTTCGGGGATTTAAAAATAGGAGCGATGAGAGAATGACGATCTCGACGAAGAACACTAAGGTGTTGTACTTACCCAATAAGATTCATACTGAGAGGGTCTTTAGTGAAGAAGTCTTTTCACGGCTTAACGAGCAATTCGATGTTACTCAGCTTGCAAGTGGTTCAGAAAGCAATTGTACCAGCGAACAGGTGGCCGAAGCTATTCCCGGTTTTGCGGCATTGATTACTGGCTGGGGTACTCCGAGACTTTCTCGTGAAGTATTCGAGCGAGCAGACTCGCTGCAAATTATTTTGCATTCAGCAGGAAGTGTCAAGGGAATGTTACTCGAATGCGCTTATGAATATGTTATTCCACGAGGTATCTGCGTCTTTAGTGCAAATCGGGCTATAGCTTGCAATGCCGCAGAACATACGATTGGTCTGGCGATCGCGGCAAGCAGAAAAATCTTCGACCGTGCTTTGATGATTCGCAGTGCCCGAGATGGATGGCCCGATCGAATGCTGAGACCGAATGCTCAGTATCTCACAGGGAGTACGGTAGGCATTGTTTCGGCAAGTCAGGTTGGTAGGAAGGTCATCGAGTTGCTGAGACCGTTCGATACAAAAGTGCTAGTTTTCGATCCCTACCTTACGGAAAACGAAGCGAAGACTCTAAAGGTTAAAAAGGTGGAGCTGATGGATGTCTTCTCTCAATCCGATATTGTCAGCGTTCACGCACCCTTGCTCCCAGAAACCCGCTCCATGATTCGCCGCGCTCATTTCAGAGCCTTAAAAGATGGAGCTGTGTTTATCAATACGTCTCGTGGGGCTATTTTGGATGAGCAGGCGCTTATTGCTGAGCTTGAGACGGGACGAATATCAGCGGCGATCGATGTTGCAACAGAAGAACCTCTGCCTAAGAACAATCCTTTGTTATCTTTGAAAAATGTAATCGTTACGCCCCATTTGGCGGGAAGTGGTTATTATGGATACGCACGAATAGGAGAGAGTACGGTTCAAGCTTTGGAGGATTTTTTTGCAGGGAGACCTGTCGAAGGTGCCATTGACCTTGAAAAGTACGATATTATTGCTTAG